Genomic segment of Caldalkalibacillus thermarum:
CTGACCAACAACCCTACCCCAAGGGCCATGAGCAACATAGGGCCGGCCACCAGCAGAATGGTAAAAACGGCGTTTTGGGCCAGATCCAACACTATCTCGGGTGTCATCATCCCCCCGCCCCTTTCTTATCGAAAACTTAAGAGTAAAGATTCAACCACCAAGTACCAGCCATCCACCAGCACAAACAACAATATTTTAAAAGGAAGAGAGATAATAACCGGCGGGAGCATCATCATCCCCATTGACATCAGGGTGCTGGCGACGATCATATCGATGATTAAAAAGGGAATAAAAATCATGAAACCAATTTGAAAAGCAGTCTTCAATTCACTGATGGCAAAAGCAGGGACAAGGGCAGTCAATGGTATATCCTGAATCGTTTCCGGCTGCTCCAACCCGGCGTATCTTAAAAACAAGGCCATATCTTTCTCCCTGGTATGCCGGGCCATAAACTCCTTAAGAGAGACGACAGCCAGATCAAATGCTTCCTCTTGATTAAGTTCTCCCTCAAGATACGGCTGTAAAGCAGTTTCATTAATTTCCGTGAATACTGGAGCCATCACAAAAAAAGTGAGAAACAGGGCTAAGCCGATCAAAACCTGGTTGGGCGGCATCGTTTGGGTGGCCAGAGACATTCTGACAAAGGCCAGCACAACCACGATCCTGGTGAAGCACGTCATCATGATTAAAATGGCTGGCGCCAATGATAAAATGGTTAATAAGGCTAGAAGCTGCAGCGTAAAGGCCACTTCTTCCGGATCTGTCGATGTGCCAATTTCAAGATTTAGAGCTGGAATCAATGCTCCAATTGTCTGTGGCGACACGATGTCAATCACTTACATCAACCCTCTTTGTTCTCCACGTCACTCCTTGGGCCGGATTGCCCTTGGCGCAAGTCGCGTTCATATTTTTCACGCTTCAACTGCTGCTTCCTTAAACTGGTCTCAAGCAATGACTGGAATTGGGAGTCTCTTTTTTTGTTTGCCCACTGATCCAGCAAGGATTTCCAACCGTCCTGCCCCGTGGTCTGGAAAAAAGACTGCTGTTTTTCTCTATCCGCTTCAATACGCTCAATTTGAGCAGGATCATCTATTTCTTTTATTAACGTAATCTGATCGCTCACTCCAAGCAGATAAATCTTTCCTCCCACTTTGATTAACTGCAAGGACTTGTGCGGGCCCAGCGAGGTGCCGCCCATATGTTCAAAAAGTTGTTGGTGTCCCAGTTTTTGCTGGCGCCTGGCTAAAAAACGAATAAACAGGACAAGCAAAATGATGACGAGCACAGTGTAAAAAACCAGTTGAACTATCATCCAGCCGAATGTCTTACTTTGGTCAGGCAGTTCGATTTGCTCGTTCACTTCTGTTCCCGGTGCTGTTGGTAAAGCCGCCTCTCCTTCTTCTATCGCTGGGAGAAGGAGAACACACATCAACACCGTCATCACGATCAGCCGTAGCAGATGATATTTACCCTCCATCTTTTATCCCTTATCCTAGTACCTTTTTGATCGCTTCCAACACCCGGTCAGCCTGAAAGGGCTTGACTATAAAGTCTTTTGCTCCTGCCTGAATGGCATCAATGACCATCGCTTGTTGGCCCATGGCTGAACACATAATCACCTTGGCCTCAGGATCTATTTCTCTTATTTTTTTCAAGGCGGTAATCCCGTCCATTTCCGGCATCGTAATATCCATGGTGACTAAATCCGGCTTCAGTTCTTTGTACTGTTCCACAGCTTGCTGGCCGTCAGCAGCCTCCCCGACCACCTCGTATCCATTTTTGGTTAGGATGTCCTTGATCATCATGCGCATAAATGCAGCATCATCAACAACTAGAACTTTTGCCATTTAGAACTCCTCCCTCGCATTTAATGAAGTTTTCCCATTAACGAACCAGTTTGTAGTCCTTCCCTTTTTCCTACTGACAGGATTTACCTTTAGAGTGTTTGCAAGCGGTCTCTCTGGCTTAAGATATCAGTGACCCGCACACCGAAGTTTTCTTCGATGACGACCACTTCTCCCTTGGCAATCGGTTTGTTGTTGATCAGGATGTCTACAGGTTCACCAGCGAGCTTATCCAGTTCAAGGATAGATCCGGGGGATAACTCCAGGATCTCTTTAATGGTGCGCTTGGTCCGTCCCAGTTCAACAGTGACTTGCAAGGGAATATCCAATAATAAGTCCAGATTTTTTGGCGGTGATGTTGCTGGTTGCTTTTGATCAAATTCTGCAAATTCAACCGGTTGAACAGGCGAATCCTGGTAGCGACCGTTCTTTGTCATAGACTGTTTATCTACGACACCCTCATCCCCACGGTTTGCTCCTTCCCGTTCTGGGTCAACGGTTGACTGACGTTGAGGGGGCTCTTGCTGTGATAATTCACTTGCCGACTGATTTTCTGGTTGGGAAGATTCCTCTGGGTCAAGAAGCAACCCAACCATCTCTTTGGCAAAGGAAATAGGAATCAATTGCATAATTTCAGAATTGATCAGTTCACCGACCCGCAATTTAAAAGCAACTTTTAATAAAACTTTTTCTTCCAAAACAGGATGTTCAAATTCTGTATTGGTTACGTCAAAGATGTCGATCCCGGGCGGCGAAATATCAATCCGCCTGTCAAACATCGTGGACAGGGCGGTAGCAGCAGAGCCCATCATTTGGTTCATTGCTTCCTGGACCGCACTGGTATGTATCTCAGTCAGCTCTTGGTCGGGATTCTTCCCGTCACCACCCAACATGAGATCTGCAATCACGCTGGCATCTTCCATTTTAATAATGAGCAGGTTTAAGCCTTTAAACCCTTCTGTGTAGTTGACATATACAGCGACATGGGGTTTAGGAAATTCTTCGGCCAGGCGGTCAGTGTACAATAAAGACAAATTGGGCGTTGTAATGTCTACCTTTTGATTTAACAGCGTTGATAAAGCGGTAGAGGCGCTGCCGAAAGCAATGTTGCCAATTTCGCCGATAGCATCCTGTTCAAACGTACTTAAGTATTGATCTACGTCTCCTTGCTCTTTATCGTCCTTTTTCTGCTGTTTCAACAGGGCGTCGATCTCCTCTTGGGAGAGCATATCACTGGCCATTTCCGTCCTCCTCTCTGATCTCTTCCAGGATGCGAACTGCCCTTTTTCCCCGGAAAGTTCCGGGCTGAGCCTTAAATTTGGGTATTTGTCCCACCCTGACGATCAATGAATCGTCCACTGTTTCATTTAAACGGATGACATCGCCTACTTCCAGTTTAAGAAACTCTTCCACGCTTAGCTGTGAATAACCCAGGTCGACCACCACGGGAAGGGGCGTTTGCTTGACTTTTTTTTGTAACAGCTCTACCTCCCATTGTTCCCGGGCTTTTTTTTGCGTTGAAAACCAGTGTTGTGTCGTCAGTTTGGGTATGATAGGTTCCAAAACGACATGGGGCAAACAAAAATTAATAATTCCAGTCACCTCTCCCACTTTCGTTTGCAGGGAAACAACTGCAACGGTTTCGTTGGGTGAAACAATCTGTAAAAACTGAGGATTTGTTTCCATGAATTCAAATGTTGGCTCCAGATCAACAATGGACTTAAACGCTTCGGGTAAGCGTTCTATCGCTCCGCGAAAAATGCGTTCCATTACATTAGCTTCAATTTCTGTCAAATCGCCAATTCGGGACGGGGTAGCGCCAATCCCTCCCAACAAACGATCGAGCATCGCATAGGCAATGTTGGGATTGACTTCCATCACCATCCGCCCCTCCAACGGCGAAGCATGAAACACATTCAAAATGGTGATCTGGGGTACGGAGCGGATAAATTCCTCATAGGGCAGCTGTTCAACCGACTCAACAGAGATTTGAACAAAGGTGCGCAACCGGGCTGAAAAGTGAGTGGTCAACAGCCGGGCATAATTTTCAAAAACTCTCAACAGGCTGCGAATTTGATCTTTGGAAAAGCGGAGTGCCCGTTTGAAATCGTATGTTTTGATTTTTTTCCCCTCTGTTTTTTTTAACGCCTCAACATCCATTTCTCCAGAAGACAGGGCACTGAGCAGTTCGTCAATCTCTTTTTGTGACAGAACATCTGACAAGGGATTGACCTCCCTTTAACCTATTCTTGAGACTGGTCTTCACCGGTGCCGGAAGGTAAGACGTCTGTGGCCATCTGTCTCAACATGCCTACTTGACAATAATAATCCGTGATCAGCTTCACCACTTCCCCGACTGATTCCAGCACAATCACTTTCCGGCCGTTGATCAGCGTGATCACTGTATCCGGCGTGGAGTCAACCCTTTCCACGTAGACCGCATTCAGATAAAACGGCTGTTTGTTCAGTTTCGTCAATTTGATCATGGTCGTGAGAACCAGGAGGAGGCCTCCTGGTTCAGCCTCCCTTACAAAAAGGAATGGATGTCATTAACGTTTCAAGTTAACGACCTCTTGCAAGATTTCATCGGAAGTGGTAATGATGCGAGAGTTAGCCTGGAACCCCCGCTGGGCTACTATCATTTCCGTAAATTCCTCGGTCAGGTCCACATTGGACATCTCCAGCATGCCGGAATAGATTTCACTAACTAAACCTATGTTAGCACGCAACTGATCTAGAGAACCTCTTACAGGCTGTCCATTGGGGTGTGCGTTAACTGTCATCTCATAGAGTGAACCGCCAACTTTGCGCAATCCACCAGGATTATTGACGAATGCGATTTCGAGGTTAGCAAGAACATTAGCATTACCATTTTGATCATAACCAACAATACTTCCATTTCTCGTTATGTCATAGGCCACATATTGACCCTGAGGTATAGTAATAACGCCGTCTGTCCCCAGTACAAAATAACCATCAGCAGTAACCAACTGACCCTCTGCATCTAAAGTAAAATTACCTGCCCTGGTTAGATAAAAATTATCTGGATTTCCATCCGGAGACACCAGAAAGAATCCGTCCCCGGCAATGGCCAGGTCGGTCAGCACCCCGGTAGTCATGGGCGATCCTGGTGTATGGAGGGTATCAATGGCTCCAATTTGAACTCCTAACCCCACTTGACGGGGGTTGACACCTCCGCGGGTTCCCTGTTGGGGAACAGTAGCACCAGATAAATTTTGACTAAGCACATCCTGGAACATGACCCGGCTTTTTTTGAAGCCAACGGTATTGACATTGGCAATGTTGTTTCCAATCACATCCAGCTTGGTTTGGAATCCTCTCATGCCTGAAACCGCAGAATACATGGAGCGTAACATGTGATATGACTCCTTTCATTTAGAATTTTGTGCAGAGGTGAACTAAACGCAATCTGACAGCCAGACAAACGCGGGTCAGTTTAACGGGGATCTTCCAAACGATAAATCGTTTTAATGGCAATGGTCTGCCCGTTATCCAACTCGGCCAACAGCTCTCCGTTTTTGAGAAAAACAGCCGTGACGTAACCTTCACCGCTTTCTGCCTGGGCTCTATCCTCCGTTTGCCAGTAAACTTTTTTACCAATGAGATGGGCATGATGGCTTAAAGTTTGCTCCAGTTGAGAGGTGGTAAACTGTCTCATCATTTGATTGAGAGCCAACAGTTGTTCCAAACTGCTAAACTGAGCGGTCTGGGCTATAAAATCCCGGTCTTCCATGGGATTTAACGGATCCTGATAGCGCAATTGGGCAACCAAAATTTTTAAAAATGCATCGCGGCCCAATTCATTTTTTTCTTCAAAAGTAGGCACCTGAGCATAATAGGGATGTGCAGTTTTGGACTGGATGGCGGTTGCTTTCTCCACCTGGCTACCTCCTTTTCTGCCTGGAAGACGCTATCAAGCTATGTAATCGACAGTACTTCCATGTTCTTGATGCAGCTCACTTCTGTAGCCCAATTCTGGTTTAGTGCTCTTGTTTGACACTGTCTCGGAGTCTCCGGTTTGCCTGCTTCGTCCCTGATTGGATTCCTGACTGTCGTGATGCTGGTTGCCATGACTGTATTGATCTTCATGGAGCGTCTGGGATAAAGGTTGTTGCGTCACCTCAAGGCGCTCAATCTGAAAGCCTTGTTGAGCAAGAACGGCTTGCAATTGATACAAGTGCCTGTCCAGTGCCTCTGCTGCAAACCGGTTGGTTGCCAGCAGCTGGATTGTCATTTTTCCCTTTTGGAAAACAAGGCGAATGTCCAAGGCTCCCAAGTGTTCAGGATGAATTTTCACCCTTAATTGGGTGACCTCCCCTTCTTTCATCCTGGCCCCTTTCAGGCGCAAAATGTGCTGCAAGTCATAAACCAGGGATTGATAACGGACAACAGCGGGAGAAAACTCTTTTTCACTAGCAGATTTGGCGTTTTGGGCTTGGTTCAAATTTGCTGGTTTTGACGCAACCTCGCTGGTTTGGTTCAGTTCTCGTTCTTGCTGTCCTAGGGGAGATTCCACAGTCATGTTCCTTGCCTGTCCCCCAGCGTTTGGCTGGGTGCCTGGCAACTGGTCTAATTCTGGGAACAGCCCTTTATTATGAGTAAGCTGTGCGTCCAAACGTACGCCGGAGGGTGCTTTCAAACCGTTGTCTTTACTCCATTCTTTCGTTAACTGCCCTTCTCGTGGCTGAAGGCCGGCTTCTGCAGCTTCAAAGTTTGTTTGTGAAACTGACAGTTCATTCAATTGCACTGTTGTGCTGCCTAACACCCCTTGGGCGTGTTGGCTCCCCCCGCCTTGAGGCCGGTTTATGGTTTGGGATCCTTTCTCTTTCAGCAGGGTGTCAAGGGAATGAGAAGTGGGATGACCAGGTATCACTCCAGACCTGATCGGACTTAATGCACTGTCCTGTAACTGAGAATCCCCTTCCTCCCCTTTTGAACCTGCTGAGACAGGAACGACCGTGTATTTATGGGCTCCAGGCTTTTGGTCATCTGCTTCCTGACCCTCATCCAACAGCAAAAGCTCATCGTTGTTCACCAGCCAAAGTTCATTTTCTCTTTTTTCCAGATTCATAGAGACGAAGTCTATTTCCGGATCCATTTCTTCCCCTTCTGTTAAGTGGCCAGCCATAGGCGTCAATCCATCCGCTGATGGTGGATCTAGTAGGGAACGATCTATTTGCAGCTGTCCACGAAACAACTCGTCAAACTCTGAGAAGGATAGTGCTGTTGAAACGGTTATGCCGTTCTTGTGCATCCCTTGTCCTGCCATCCCCTTCATAAGCTTCCTGTCCGAACCCTGGTGCAGGGCCAGAAAGGGCATCATATCCACGACTATCACCTCCCTTCAAATCGTGCACACCCCGTAGTTACTCTGCTATGGCTCTGATATATGTTTTGGCAATGTCGGGCTCCATGTTCTCCAGAATCAGAGAGCGTTGGGCATCACCCATGTTGGCCATGATTGTGGCAGCAAGACGGAACTCAGCTGCCTCTGCCTCCATTGCAGTGAATATGCGCGCAGCTTGATCCGGAGCCATCTGCTCAAATGTGGAGACCATGCGCTGGACAGAAATACGGCTTTCAGCCTGTTCAACTGACTCCATCAGCAGGACGATGCGTTCCTGCAAGGCAGCCATATCCGGGTTCTCTACCTGGTCCAGATCTTTCAGGACGACTGATAAATCTGCAGCGAACTGAGGTGACATGCGGGCCAGAATCCGCGCTTGTTCAGCTTCTTTCATGTGCTGCAAAATGAGAGCTGCCTCGGTCAGTGTTAGATTCTCAAGAATGGAGGCCGCCCGTGAAGCAGACATCCCAGCATAGATACGTGCCAGATCAGACAACCTCTGTTCCCGCTCCTCATGGCTAAGCCGTTTCTCCTGAGATTCAGCTTCAAGTTCTTCGTTTTGTTCCCATAAGTCCCTTATTTCTTCTTCTTTTTCCAGCAATTGCTGTTCTAACATTTCCAACATGGTTTCCTGTTCTTCGATGATCTCTTCGGCTTCCTCCAAGCGTCTCTCTAGTACTTCAACCCGTTTCTTAGCCTTCCATTCCTCTGCATCAGGCAATATCATAGACACAACGGGAATCTGTTGGGCCTTGGCCAAAAGATCCCCACCAATAAAGAATACGACGGCAGCGGTGATCAACGGCAGAACCAACAGAACGGCAAAAACCACGGTCAGCTTTTTCCACTTGCCAAACGAAGAACTTTCATTATCTTTCATCCTGTTCACTCCCCAGCGCCACATAGCCCCGGTGTCTCCGTCCGGCAATTTCATCTGTAGCCATCTGCTCTTTCCGGCGTTCTTGCTTGATCCAGGCATGCAGGTGTTTCCGTTTCAATTTCTGCCATTTTTTTTCTTCGGTCATATAATGGACGACTGTTTGCCGAGTATGAGAGGTGCGACGTTTGGCCAGCAACAATGTCTTTCGTTCATGAACCAATTTGGCCTGAAGATAGTGGGCATATTCGGCTAGCTGGCGCAAACTGGCGACAGATGTACCTTTCTGCTGCCGGTCAATCATCTGCTGATTCAGCATTTCTATTTCTGCTTTTGTATTTTCTAAACGCTCTTCCAGTTTATGCTGTTCAGCCATAGCCTCCACTAATTGCATTTGCGCCTGATCTTTTTGTCTGGTATTTAAATCGAGAAGTTTTTGCCAGGCAAATTTATACGGAGCCATGAGCCGTCTCCTTTCCAAATTGCTCGATTAATTGGTGAATGCTTTCTTCAAACGGGGCTTGCTCATGAATCCCCTGTTGCAAATAATCTATCATGGCCGGATACATCCTGATAGCCTGATCAATATTCCGGTTGGTTCCCTTTTTGTAAGCGCCAATGTTAATTAAATCCTCCGCTTCATAATAAGTGCTGAGTAAGTGCACATACTGACGGGCAGCTTCTTGGTGGTCTTTGCTGATGATCTCTTTCATCACACGGCTCACACTGGCCAGCACATCAATGGCTGGAAACTGTCCCTTTTGGGCCAGCTTCCGTTCCAGGACAATATGTCCATCTAATATGCCGCGTACAGCATCAGCAATCGGATCGTTAAGGTCATCCCCATCAACCAATACCGTATAAAAAGCAGTGATTGATCCTTTGGTTGATGTGCCTGCACGTTCAAGCAACTTGGGTAAAAGGGCAAAAACACTGGGCGGATAACCTTTGGTCGTGGGGGGCTCACCGATGGCCAGTCCCACTTCCCTTTGGGCCATGGCAAAACGGGTAACTGAATCCATCATGAGCAACACATCTTTACCCTGATCCCGGAAATATTCAGCGATGGCTGTTGCAGTGAACGCGCCTTTGATTCGCTGCAAGGCCGGTTGATCAGAGGTGGCAACGACTAAAACACTCCTTTTACAACCTTCAGGCCCTAAATCCCGTTCAGTAAATTCGCGAACCTCCCGTCCCCGTTCCCCAATTAAAGCAATCACATTGACATCGGCGGTTGTGTTGCGGGCGATCATCCCCATCAATGTACTCTTTCCTACGCCACTTCCTGCAAAGATACCCACCCGCTGTCCTTTGCCTATTGTTAATAACCCGTCGATGGCCCGGATGCCTACTGACAGAGGCTCCTTGATCGGCGGTCTTTCGAGGGGGTTGGGAGGAGACTGGTTGGTTGAATAACAAACCAATCCATTCGGCAGTTTTGTTCCAGCCAGAGGCTGTCCCAATCCGTCTAGGACTTGTCCCAACAGCTGGTGGCCCACTTTGATTTGCAAAGACTCCCCAGTGGCCATGACTGGACAGCCAGGGCCGATCTCCTCCATAGGACCTAAGGGCATCAAGATGACATGATGATCGCGAAAACCGACAACCTCCGCTTTAACTGGAGGCTTTCCTTGCCCAGGATAAATCAGACATACATCCCCTAATCGGGCATTGGGACCAATTGACTCAATGGTTAAGCCGATGACTTTGGAGACTTTTCCGTATCTGATAATTGTTTCGGTGCGGTTAATCAGCTGGATATACTCCTCAATGTTCTGGATCACGCGCCATTCGCTCCCCATAGAAGGCCAACAGTTGCTTTTTAATTTCTCCCAGTTGTTTATCAATAGTTAAATCATAGCTGCCGTGAGGGGTATGTAAAATACATTGCTGACCCGTCAGCGTACTGTCGGGAATTAGTTTCAATTGTCCCTCAACACAAGCGGACCATTCGTCCATGTGAGGCAGGAAAGCGGGATAATGTTCAGCAGGGACATGGAGAATCAGCTCATCCCGCTCAAACACACGTTGCAATCCCTGCCGGACAAAAGATTTAACCGCTTCAGGTGATTGCCGAAGCTCTTCGCCTATCACTTTCTGGGCAATGGCTACGCTGAGCTTTAACAGGTCAGGTTCTGCACTTTTTAACACTTCATCCCTTTGGGCATAGGCTTTGTTAATAATGTGTTCCGCCTGTTCAATTTTGTCCTTATACCGTTGTTCTGCACTCGATTGGCCTTGCCGGAAGCCTTGTTCGTATCCTTCGCGATAGGCCTGCTCCTTCAACTGTTCCAGCTCTTTTTCTTTTTGCTTCCACCATTCCTCAATCTCCCGCCGTGTCTCAGCTTTCAAATCATCCGCTTCCCTCTTGAGCTGTTCTTGTTCTTGTTTAAGCTGGTCAATCTCTTCCAACAGTATTTCTTTCTGCTGGATTAATTGCTGTATCGTGGTTCCCAGTTCATGACACTCGCCAGTCTGGGTTTTAGTTTGCAGGCGTGAAGAAAACCCTTGGCTGCCAAGTTTGCGCACCTCTGCGGCTCGATAGGCCGATTTAAGCAAGTTAGACAACGATGTCGTCCCCTCCTCCACGGGCAATGACAATTTCTCCGGCTTCTTCCAGACGGCGTATGGTGGCCACCACCCGTGTTTGAGCCTCTTCCACATCTTTTAAGCGAACCGGCCCCATTAACTCCATCTCTTCCTTGAAAGTTTCAGCCATGCGTTTAGACATGTTGCGGAAGATCACTTCTTTCACTTCTTCGCTGGCCACCTTTAAGGCAAGCAGCAGATCATCGTTTTCAACATCCCGGATGACCCTCTGAATGGAGCGGTTATCGAGGTTAACAATATCTTCAAAGACAAACATACGTTTCTTAATTTCCTCTGCTAACTCAGGGTCCTTGACTTCCAATTCATCTAAGATCGTCCGTTCCGTACCCCGGTCCACCCCGTTTAAAATTTGAACGACAGACTCAATTCCGCCTGCCTTTGTATAATCCTGTGTCAGAGTGGAGGACAATTTTTGCTCTAGAATATACTCAACCTGGCTGATCACTTCGGGAGATGTGCTTTCCATAAGGGCAATGCGCCGGGCCACTTCCGCCTGCAGCTCCCCTGGCAAAGCTGACAATATTTGAGATGCTTGAGCAGGTTCAAGATAGGAAAGCACCAAGGCAATGGTTTGGGGATGCTCGTTTTGAATAAAGTTTAAAATCTGATTGGGATCAGCCTTGCGGGCAAAGTCAAAAGGGCGAACTTGCAGCGTAGCTGTCAGGCGGTTAATAATTTCGACTGCTTTTTGCTGGCCAAGGGCTTTTTCCAAAACCTCTTTGGCATAAGAGATACCGCCTTGGCTAATATAATCTTGAGCCAGGCAAAGTTGATGAAACTCTTCAATGATGGCCTCTTTTGTTTCACTGTCGACTTTGCGCACATTGGCAATCTCAAGCGTCAATTGTTCAATCTCATCCTCATTCAAGTGTTTAAATACTTGGGCGGATACATCCGGTCCTAGGGAAACAAGCAGCACAGCCGCTTTCTGTTTCCCCGTCAACCCTTTAACCGTGCGCATGGTGGCTTCCCCTCCTTAATCTTCCGCCATCCATGATTTCAATAGTTTGACAAATTCTGCCGGACGCTCTTTTGCCAACTGTTCAATCTGTGAGCGTTTAGTGGGTTGCTCATCCACCTTAGATATGAGATCGGGTTCAATTTCTTCTGGAATCTCCAGTTCATCTTCCTCCTCTGTGGCTTGTCTTCTTTGGCGGACAACGACGAAGGCGAGGCCTCCCAAGGCTGCAGCAAGTGCTGCCGCAAGAACATAAACAAGCCAATTGCGAATCCCAACACCCGTTTCATCTGCAACAGGCGGCTGTTCCTGAAATGGCTGGGCAAAAATGGTAATCCGCTGCTCCAACTGTTCCTCATCCAGTTCTGTTTCAGCGGCATCAACATAAGTATGCAGGACAGACGTAAGCAGCTCCCGAACAGCCTCCTCTGTTTGTGGCATATATATGGATTCATCAAGCCCAACATTGATTGACAAATCCGTAATCTGGTAAGGACTTGATTCAATCTGACGGTAAATCCGGTTTACTTCCTGATTAATCCGCTCTTCAATCCGTTCGTATTCTGAATCTCCATTGGCCAGTGTACCTTGGTAACCTGTCACATCCGTTTCTCCGGTACCAGCAATGCCACCAGGCGGATCACCTTGTCCCTGAAATATTTCCTCAATCCGTTCAATGCTGATGGCAAGGCCATTGTCATCAACCACCGGCTCAACCAACTGTTCTTCTCTGCTTTCTTTAGAAAAATCCACATTGGCAAAAACAGAGACGATCACATTTTCCATGCCGAAAATACGGCCGAGCATCAGCTGGAGTTCACGCTGAATGTCTTGCTCGATGTCCCGTTTGATCCGCCTGTGTTGTTGGTGAAGGGCAAGATGGTTGCCTGTTTCATCCTCATCCCTTAGTTCCAAAGGCTCCATGTTCTGATTCATAATCACGATGTTCTCCGGCGGCAAATGTGGGACGCTCTTAGAAATCAAATGATACAAGCCATTAATTTGGGATTGCCCCAAGTTGAGGCCAGGACGGGTGTGCACCACCACCGAAGCGGTTGCCGTTTGTTCTTCATCAGACAGCCAAACACTCTCTTTTGGCAAGGTGATCATGACTTTGGCCTGTTCAATCCCCTCAATCTGCTCAATCAGGTAACGCAGTTCATTTTGCATCGCATCGCGCTCAACCACATCTAGCTGCCGGTCCGTTGTCCCCCAACCCATGTTTTCACTGAATATACTGTAGTTGATATTGCCGCTGCGGGGTATTCCGGCATGAGCCAGCTCCACTTTCAAGCGGCTTGCTTCCGATTTGGGCACGCTGATGGTTCGTCCATCTTGGGACAACTGCGCCGGAATCCCCCGTGATTCAATCGCTTCCATAATCTCTCCCGCCTCAACGGGTGAAAGATTGGTATAGATTGGCACAAATTGGGGGCGTGATGCCCAATAGATCAACAGGGCTAATGCAAGGCTGATGAATACGAACGAGCCAATGACCAGCCATTTTTGCTTATTTGTTAATGATTTCCATGTTTCGATAAACTGGTCCTTATAGTGTTGGATTTTTTCCTTCATGATTCACCTC
This window contains:
- the fliG gene encoding flagellar motor switch protein FliG; this encodes MRTVKGLTGKQKAAVLLVSLGPDVSAQVFKHLNEDEIEQLTLEIANVRKVDSETKEAIIEEFHQLCLAQDYISQGGISYAKEVLEKALGQQKAVEIINRLTATLQVRPFDFARKADPNQILNFIQNEHPQTIALVLSYLEPAQASQILSALPGELQAEVARRIALMESTSPEVISQVEYILEQKLSSTLTQDYTKAGGIESVVQILNGVDRGTERTILDELEVKDPELAEEIKKRMFVFEDIVNLDNRSIQRVIRDVENDDLLLALKVASEEVKEVIFRNMSKRMAETFKEEMELMGPVRLKDVEEAQTRVVATIRRLEEAGEIVIARGGGDDIVV
- the fliJ gene encoding flagellar export protein FliJ yields the protein MAPYKFAWQKLLDLNTRQKDQAQMQLVEAMAEQHKLEERLENTKAEIEMLNQQMIDRQQKGTSVASLRQLAEYAHYLQAKLVHERKTLLLAKRRTSHTRQTVVHYMTEEKKWQKLKRKHLHAWIKQERRKEQMATDEIAGRRHRGYVALGSEQDER
- a CDS encoding FliH/SctL family protein; this encodes MSNLLKSAYRAAEVRKLGSQGFSSRLQTKTQTGECHELGTTIQQLIQQKEILLEEIDQLKQEQEQLKREADDLKAETRREIEEWWKQKEKELEQLKEQAYREGYEQGFRQGQSSAEQRYKDKIEQAEHIINKAYAQRDEVLKSAEPDLLKLSVAIAQKVIGEELRQSPEAVKSFVRQGLQRVFERDELILHVPAEHYPAFLPHMDEWSACVEGQLKLIPDSTLTGQQCILHTPHGSYDLTIDKQLGEIKKQLLAFYGERMARDPEH
- a CDS encoding magnesium transporter MgtE N-terminal domain-containing protein, which produces MKDNESSSFGKWKKLTVVFAVLLVLPLITAAVVFFIGGDLLAKAQQIPVVSMILPDAEEWKAKKRVEVLERRLEEAEEIIEEQETMLEMLEQQLLEKEEEIRDLWEQNEELEAESQEKRLSHEEREQRLSDLARIYAGMSASRAASILENLTLTEAALILQHMKEAEQARILARMSPQFAADLSVVLKDLDQVENPDMAALQERIVLLMESVEQAESRISVQRMVSTFEQMAPDQAARIFTAMEAEAAEFRLAATIMANMGDAQRSLILENMEPDIAKTYIRAIAE
- the fliI gene encoding flagellar protein export ATPase FliI — translated: MIQNIEEYIQLINRTETIIRYGKVSKVIGLTIESIGPNARLGDVCLIYPGQGKPPVKAEVVGFRDHHVILMPLGPMEEIGPGCPVMATGESLQIKVGHQLLGQVLDGLGQPLAGTKLPNGLVCYSTNQSPPNPLERPPIKEPLSVGIRAIDGLLTIGKGQRVGIFAGSGVGKSTLMGMIARNTTADVNVIALIGERGREVREFTERDLGPEGCKRSVLVVATSDQPALQRIKGAFTATAIAEYFRDQGKDVLLMMDSVTRFAMAQREVGLAIGEPPTTKGYPPSVFALLPKLLERAGTSTKGSITAFYTVLVDGDDLNDPIADAVRGILDGHIVLERKLAQKGQFPAIDVLASVSRVMKEIISKDHQEAARQYVHLLSTYYEAEDLINIGAYKKGTNRNIDQAIRMYPAMIDYLQQGIHEQAPFEESIHQLIEQFGKETAHGSV
- a CDS encoding flagellar hook-length control protein FliK; amino-acid sequence: MMPFLALHQGSDRKLMKGMAGQGMHKNGITVSTALSFSEFDELFRGQLQIDRSLLDPPSADGLTPMAGHLTEGEEMDPEIDFVSMNLEKRENELWLVNNDELLLLDEGQEADDQKPGAHKYTVVPVSAGSKGEEGDSQLQDSALSPIRSGVIPGHPTSHSLDTLLKEKGSQTINRPQGGGSQHAQGVLGSTTVQLNELSVSQTNFEAAEAGLQPREGQLTKEWSKDNGLKAPSGVRLDAQLTHNKGLFPELDQLPGTQPNAGGQARNMTVESPLGQQERELNQTSEVASKPANLNQAQNAKSASEKEFSPAVVRYQSLVYDLQHILRLKGARMKEGEVTQLRVKIHPEHLGALDIRLVFQKGKMTIQLLATNRFAAEALDRHLYQLQAVLAQQGFQIERLEVTQQPLSQTLHEDQYSHGNQHHDSQESNQGRSRQTGDSETVSNKSTKPELGYRSELHQEHGSTVDYIA